The window GCTATTTCTAGCCCATCACTGCCTTAATTCCGTTAATCCTAGGTACCACCTGGAATCAACGGGCGCGAGATTATAACACTAGATAACTAAAAGTGGTACTTTATTTAAGCAAAAAAAAACGGTTCATCTGCATGCCCCAGTCTTCGACCCTAAACATAATCATTAACCCTCAGAAAAATCACCAGATTCCATAGATAAACTGATTACATTTTATTATCAAAAAACGTTAAGTTTTTGACTGCTAAAATGGTTGATTAACACTCGAAAAATGTATAGAAATAATACGTTAACGATATATATCAAACCCAAGTTTAGTTAACCTATATATTGTACCGTTTGCGGATAAACCAAGCAGCAGATGTTACAAAAAGGTTACTTTGCAGAATTTGTTGCTTAAACCGGTAGTTTGTTGCTTAAACCGGTAGAATTAATGGGTTAAATAGAAAGTAATGAGATTTGCAGTTGAATAGGTGCTAGATTTAATACCAATCACACTAAGTTTGTGCACAACTCAGAGTTAGGGCAGAGGTTCAGTTACAACATAGATTTTATTGATATAGTCATTCTATATTAATGAAATATAGGGCAGTAAATGGGCCTCTCACTAACTCCCTACGGGTGAGTTTTAAAGGCGTTTATCCTGCGTTACTGATTTTGACAATGGAATAACCATTCTCTGCAATCAAAGCCTTGTCTAAAAGCCTTTAAATTCTCACTGAGTGAGCAATAATTTAATGGGATTGGTATAATAGTCTATGGATTTATCCCTTGAACCAATAGACTTAATCAAAAAAAACCCTGCCGAAGCAGGGTTTTTTACGATAACAATAAAGCTAAAATTTAAGCTTTAGTCACAACGTCAACCAAAGTCCAAGATTTGCTCTTAGAGATTGGCGCACATTCGCGAATTGTTACTAAGTCACCTTCATTACATACGTTGTTTTCATCATGCGCTTTCAACTTAGTTGAACGGATCATGAATTTACCGTAGATCGGGTGCTTAACACGACGCTCAATCAGGACAGTGATAGACTTATCCATTTTGTCACTGACAACGCGACCTTGTAGAGTACGAATAGTTTCGCTCATTATGATGCTGCCTTCTGTGAAATGATAGTCTTAACACGTGCGATATCGCGACGTACATTACGTAGCAAGTGAGTTTGAGCTAGCTGACCTGTGCTTGCTTGCATGCGATAGTTAAACTGTTCGCGCAATAAGCTTAGTAATTCAGCATTAAGCTCTTCAAT is drawn from Thalassotalea sp. PS06 and contains these coding sequences:
- the rpsQ gene encoding 30S ribosomal protein S17, which produces MSETIRTLQGRVVSDKMDKSITVLIERRVKHPIYGKFMIRSTKLKAHDENNVCNEGDLVTIRECAPISKSKSWTLVDVVTKA
- the rpmC gene encoding 50S ribosomal protein L29, which encodes MKASELKDKSIEELNAELLSLLREQFNYRMQASTGQLAQTHLLRNVRRDIARVKTIISQKAAS